ACTGGACCCTGCTTTCCCCAGTGATAGTTTTCAAGGAAACCTATGAGCTCCTTGTGGACAGAAATCATGTCCtgtgttttctctgtattttcatcCTCAGTGCTTACCTTGCACAATGTCTGGCACCCTGCAGGTGCTTGATGATTATCTATTCAACGACTATGCATCTGAACTTGGATGCTAAAGGCTCATGTGTTAAATTCCaggagtaattttatttttctcttttgaatgcCTTTCATTTGTTTCACCTGAAGATATCCTACATACTTATCAAGACTGAACCCGAATATCACCTTCCCTGGGAGGCCCTCCACAGGTCCCCGATGAAATAAATTACTCACTTCTCCATGCTCTGAAGCACTTTGTCTATTTACTCTCTTCATCTTCTCGTTTGGTAGACTCTGATCTCCTATTTATCTTTGGATTTCTAGTGCTCAGTCGACAGAAGAAAGAGTTCAATAATTGTTTGTCTGAGTTCGATGGAGAGGAAGGCTATGTTTAATTGTTCCTATGACTTCCAATTTCAGGTTGTATAAAGGAGAAGCCGATTTAAAACGTACTTGAAGGACAGTAAGTAAAAAGAGGCAATGTGCAATAATCGGGTAGCACAGGGGGTGAGGAGATAAACTAGGTTTGATTGGTGGTTCTGTAGTTTATGGGTGGATGTATAGAGACCAACCTTCCCCTTTCTCTGGCTCCCTCTGGTCTCTGCCTGGTGCCAGCAGAAAAGCCACTAGAAGTGGCAGCACATTCCATATAATTTAGCAAATTAGAAATCATGCTCTAACTTTAGAGACATCCATTGATGCTAGAATTCCAGGCACCATGGCAGACTCATGGAAGatatttatacttttcaaaacaCACTTGGAAGCCCCTGCATGGAACTGTCCTGCTGAGACAAGTCCATGGGCCTTCCTTATGTAACTCATTAAAGGAAATATGTGGGTAACCAGAGCTGCAGTTGGAAGGCAGAGGGGTAAATAAGGACCAGCTTCAGAATCGAATTGGTTATCTTGAAAATCTGTCACTTCACCCTTGCAATACCTCATAACTTTGTGTTATTAGTAAATTTAATTATCATGCTTTTGATTCAACTTCTCAATCCAAAGATtgaggtgtttttaaaaagactggaCTTTAATTTCCTAAGTTTTTTAGGAGATATTTAACCCTTTCCCTGTCAGCATTTCTGAGAAATTTtcatttatcatatatggccttagaCCATCATGGAATCTGcaggcatttttttccctcttaactCCTTATTTTATACCTGAATGTCCATTTTCCATTTATCAACTTTTTGAAACACTGGACAAAACTTAACTCAGGTATTGGTGGAGACAGTTTTCCCAAGGATCTCTGTCGGGAGCTCCATTTTTCACGGAAAGCCTCTTACACTCCTCCTTCACTGTGGGGctgaaaagagaaagtaaacatTATGGAGAAAAAAGGATTTAGTCTTGGAAAAGTTTTGTTTCTCTCAGTATTTCTAGTTTGACCTTGGGAAAAAGGAGTATACGTTATTGTTTGCAGACATCAAGTAATCTGtgggttttgaattttctacCAGTTATCTATCCACGTGTGGAAGCAACATacgtgggaaaggaaagaatAGGAGActgattacttaattttttttaaaaaataaaactgatgagACAGACAGCAAATGATATTCAATCCTATTAAAGAGACTAAGCACagaccttaaaaaaagaaaaaaaatccttacattCCTTGCATTGGGATTGTGTGATATGGTTCCACAATTCAGGGAGATTGGAAATTACAGAACATCTGCAATGAAATTGGTTTTCTGTGGAAAACTGATGAATCACTTACTGCCAATGACTAGAAGAAAAAGCACTTGTTTATGCCCTTATGTAATGAATTTTTATGAGGTGAAGTTTGCTGCTtataaaaaatacactttaagcTGCTGTAGATGTAAAATAATAGAATTCAGAATTCAGAGCAATGCATTACTGCAAAGACAGTCACTAGCAGAATATTATCTGCTTACAAAACACCAAAACAGGGCTATTACTTCtataatggaattaaaaaaaatctcatctacCCAGTTGTATTCtagaagaaaaagtatttaaagagACATAGCTGAAATTGACAGCTCCAAAATTGCatgtattttcaaagaaatgttaTTAATTCTCTTATTGTGCTCCTGAATTCCAACTGTTTTCCCCTCAAAGCAAGAATAccacagaacattttaaattaaaaatggcaCTCCTAAGACTCACCACAAAGACAAACTGGGGGTGCTGGCCTCTCTATGGTGTTACAGAAATGCATGTAGAAATCTTCTCACAATAATACCATTAGTTGCTCTGCTCGATGTTTGTTAAGGGGTTCATGATCAAACCCCAAACTCTCCTGCCTTCttcaaacacttactgagcacttgtATTGTGCCGGTCACTGTTTTCGGCTGCAGTGTTACAAAACAATGAGCAAGATACAGTCTCTATCCTCACTGAGCTCACAGTCTATTTTGCCATTTAAGAAAGAGAGTCATCCAATTGAAACTGAGGAATATTCTGGTAGCTTTGAGAAGGGGCATTAAGAAATATTGCACACAATACTGGATGGGGGTCCTTACTCTCAAAGAATTTATTTGCCCTTTGTACTTGGTCTGGAGCTaagcatttttaaagcaaatgacCATACTTTTCATGAGTGGAAAACAATCGtggtgttttataatttttgctgATTAAAAAGGCACTCTTAAAAATTGTTGGCAATTTGAGAGAACAGAGGCTGCCAGGAGAGGATGGCATTTCCTGAGTGCTTAGGGAATATGTTTACCAGGGAGCCGTCCCTGACACCTCACAGGATGGTAAAGTCTCTGGCTCCACTAATTCAGAACTGTGACTAGATGAAGGCTCAGCTGAAGTTCAAGCTTGCATTATGTCTTATTGGCAACCAAACCATAAAAATACCTCAGAAATGTCAGCATTTCTGTGTCCACATCTGGAAAGAATACAAACTCCTGGGTCAGAACCTGCGTCTTGACTCTTAGTTGAGGACATATGGTTATCTTACAGGCTTAGGTGAATTGATAATATAAAGTATTTATGTCAATTGTTTTGATCTGGTGTGCTAGttctagatattttaaagtaactaAACTACATTCATTTACAAATACTGTGCATGCATTTGTAAGTACCATACAAATACTTTTGGAAAAGGGAGTGGGAACTCTACCTTTTTGTTGCCTACATATTTCTAAGTGCTTGAAAAAAACGTATATGCTATATGGAGTTAGAgatttaatatgtaatttataaatgcattaaataatTCAGACTCTTTTAAGAGTTGTGGGTGGTTGGCCATAAAAAGGGCAGACTATTTATTGTAATGCAAAAATAGCTACTCTAAGGTTTTTAGGATCTTGTATCTCCTAAATTCACATAAAGGACTAGTTTACTAGCTGTACACATGTTTACCTTTGAATTGAACTGAAACAAAACTGGCCAggagattttaaagaaataagtaacTTGTTTTGGTGTAATTAAGTATTGCATGCTCACTGTAGAAAACTGGGGAATacagaaaaagtataaagaaaaaaatcaaaattgaattatttattgTAAGTATATGTGCCTGTTTATCTCACAGTTGAGATCATATTGTACTTAATAACctacttctttcttcattttaatattatattgtaaGCACGTTCTCATGTaattaaatgtatgtatatttttgcataaaatttttttctatggtATTTAAAACATTGCGTTAATTAAATAGctctaccattttatttatttcccttttgttgaacatttgtgttgtttcacatctttattatgaatagtgctatACTGAACATCATTTCAATAAATCTATATCTAAAATCTTATCGTTTCCTTGAAATAGATTCTTAAGGTCAATGGATATAAACATGTCCACATGTCCACATCcatctgattttaaaatcagctttacTTCCATAGATTTATGTTTTATTGGTTCTGGGATTTCAGCATGAACCAAACCTGTTAATGAGAAGAAGTTACTTTACTGCtaatgagaaggaaagagaactaCCCATTCAATACTGTACTCCCTGGCCTCAGAAGTGACTTGGTTTAACCTCATTTGACTTGTTTTAATTGCCAGAATAACAACTCAAGGCAGGATTCCATGAAGGCCCTTgtataaaattgtatttacttttttttttaatgacattttaaaaaccataCACTTTTTCTTGAAAACATCGAGAGAAAATAAGACCAGTTAAATATCGAGAGAAAATTACGACCTGGAAACATAAAGGCCTATTCTGTCTTGTTACATAACGTACATactctttgaaggaaaaaaaaaaaacatacacgaGAAATACTTGCCAAATTACTTGTGGTGATGAGTACAAATGTACACTACACACTAATTTTGGCTGCAGGGAACCCTGGAACATCAGTCCTATAGACAATATGGCCTATTGGTTTGGCTAAAAAGTCTGTTTGGAATTGTTCTGTTGCTGAAAACATCTTTTCTTAATAGAGTAACACTTCACTTACTGAGCGCTGTTAGGAAAAACAGCTTCCAAAGGAATCAAGGTTTTGCCTTTGAGTGCCAGCACATTTTGAAGGCTTCCTCAAATACAGCAATGTTAATGTCACTGCCTCCTTAACCAAATGATACAGATTGTAAAGTACTTTTATTGATGATCCGAGGTCATTTTTTTAAGCCACAATTACTATTCAGTTATTCTTCAGAGTCCGTGTGTCCCTACTTTAAATGTTACCAGATTAgggtttttaaattctttttttccattgataccaggttttctattatttcttgttACTATAAGCATGCTTGCTTTTTACCAGTGTTCTCTATGTCTTGTCTGTTATTTTTCATCTGTTGGTGAAAGTTCATTAGAAATCTATTCAAAATAAAGCAGCCCCTAATGGGAACTCAAAGCACTACGCCATGGGTAGAGCTTTGGTGCATGAAATCTATGAAAATCGGTTTGAATTTCTCAAGGCTTTGCTGGCCTTGGCCATTTCAGATAGTGATGCCAGTAATGTACCACAAACctaaaagaaatcataagaatCGTGGCTTGTATCTACTGATTATTTGCTGTAGCCTTTGAACTGGTTTTCTTGCTCTCATAACTCTTCACACATTATCACTGTGATCCTTTAAAAGAATGTAAGTTTGATGTCATTTCTCTGTTTAAAACCTTCTGGTGGTTTCCTCATCCTTAGAATAAATTCGGGTATCTTTTCACCCTGGCCTGCAAGGGCCGGCCCCGGATCCCCTTATCTCACTGCCTCATTTCCCACCTCTCTTGCTCGCTCTGATTTCTTGCTGTTCTTTGAACAGGTGATGGTCGCTCACCTGAGACCTTGGGCACTTGCCATTTTCTTATCCTGGCACCCCTTCTCTGCTtggctctctccctcttttcattCAGATCTCTTCAAATTTCAGCTCCTCAGAGAGGATTTCCAGGAGCATGTAATTCAATACAGCGTCCCTTGTCACTCTCCATTCCCTTagcctgttttatttccttcagagtACTTCTCACATCTGAAATGATCTTACAACATGTGTTTATTGTCTATCACCCCTCcaagaatgtaaactccatgaaagccaggggttttgttttattcatgaaCACATCTCTGAGTACAGAAGAAGAATGCCTGTAGGGGCTCAAGagataatttttgaaagaatgatATGTTATTTAATTCCCATTACAGTCCTAAGAGGTTGACATTACTGAATGCCCATTTCATAGGTTGAgcaaactgaaactcagagaagttaaataaaccTGTCCGTACCCCACAGCCGCTAAGTACTGAAGGTGGGGGAGCTGGGAACAGGGGAGTGGGTCATGCCTTGTGTTCGCTTGGAGGGATGTATTTTAGATACGATCACTGAAGCCACTTGGATACACTAAATACACAAGTAGCAAACCTGACTTGAGAACAAGTTGCacgggagagaaaagaaaaatgttagtgTGGAAGTTCTTATTTTCTCAAAGGGGGACACTCAGGGATGAACGTTAATGTAGCTAAATGCGACCCAGTTGTCGTGAACTTTGGGCCCTGAGGCCGCTGGGGGGTGGGAACAGAAGCACCAGGGTTCAGGTAAGTCTCCTGGCAGCCACAGGGCAGCAGGGACTCGATAGAGTCTGAGGCTGTCACAGCAGCTTGGCCAGCAGGCCTGCGTCTCTGAGGGGAGGTGAAGCTCCCTGAGGCAGCACTAAGTGTACACCCACTGATGAGAAGGTGAATGCCAGCTGCCCTTAATGTGCTCTGTGCCAAATATCCTTAAAAGCAGggaaaacaaaggaagggaaactataaagaaaaaagacagagagatgggAGCGGTTGTGATACCCACTGGGGTAGCCACCGGCTCCTCCTTTGAGGATGGCCCTGTGGCCTCACTGTGGTGAGTCAGGTCCGCAGGCTGCCTCAGCTCTCAGTTCCTTCAGGGTCCGCCCTGGGTGCAGAGCTGCCAGGCCTGAGGTCGTGCCCTCCCCTGAGGCCACATCCACTGTCTGAGAGGTGGAGGTCAAAGGCCTGACTACTCTGGCCCCGCCTAGGACATCCTGAAAGACAAAATGCTCCAGAGATCTCCTCAGGGTTGGCCGAGGCTGGCAGGCCTGGCTTACAGTTGTTTCCTCTGCTATTCCTGCTTCTTCACCATTTCCTTTCACAGGCGTGGATCCCTAATCACTATCTTGTATTGATATTCTAACCCTTTTCGACATCTGTTTCTGCAGAACCCAACCTGTGATGTTAGGTTTCATCACTGGCTAACAAGATGTCTCTTGGTACACTGGAACCCAGAGGCAGCCTCTGGCTAGCCAATGATGAGCAGAACAGCCACAGTCTCTGACCTCATGGGGGGTTATCACTTAGTGATGGTGGCGGTGGcagatgttaaatgaaaaaagaaaaaaaaattgtactaagTGCCATTAGGGTCCGTAGAGAAGAAGAAAACCCTATAATATTGACAACCGTTAGTTAGCGTAGGTGTATTGTGTTTTCATGTTAAAATTATGACAATGTGGGCACCTACTCAGAATTCGCTATCAAAATAACACCATAACAAAATTGCTGGTAGAACAAAATCTTGTTAACTTTATTTCATCCTTTCAAATCTGCAGTCTCAGACGACCATTTACTGCAGTCTCTGAGACCATTTACTGCAGTCTCAGACGACCAATGTCCTTATCAAAGTAGATCACTGGTAAAATAAAGACTCCGGGATATAGAAGGCAAAGGGAGATTCTAGTTGGGATCTACTGCTTTCCCCTTTCTGGCGGCCACCATTCTCCTAAGAACACCTGTGGTGAACTGCTTCCTGTCCTCCTTTAGGTGCATGGGGTGTTCGTGAGGGTATGTCACCCACATTTGAATGATCGGGAGCAGTATTTCTCCATCCTGGTTTAGGAATGTGCACATAATCTCGGGCTGACCAATAGCTGTGAGCTCCTGGACTTCGCCAGAACTATTAGGCAAGAAGCTCTCAGGCCAGTGGGATCAGAAAGCTGGTAAAACGGAAGTCTTGAGCTTCTGGTGGCCATCGTTTGGCCTGAGAACGAAGCTGACTGAATCCTTTAAAAGCTGGCTTCAGAGAAGAACTTAAAATTACAATTGACACATCAGATCTGAAAGTTTAAAACAACAGGTCTTACTATTGTCATTTTATGATGTTATGGtgtcatttctgaaaataaatgccCACTCATCTCAGAGTCACcacaatcttttatttttagagtcTAACCTCTTTCCAGGAAGTAGTAGAATGAAGGAGCATTCTTAGTGGTCATTTGATAAAAACTatccattattcttttttttttttttttttttttgcggtacgcgggcctctcactgttgtggcctcttccgttgtggagcacaggctccggacacgcaggctcagaggccacagctcacgggcccagccgctccacggcacgtgggatcctcccagaccggggcacgaacccgcgttccccgcatcggcaggcagactcccaaccactgtgccaccagggaagccctatccattaTTCttgacattaaaaattaaatgcaatgattaaaaaaaaatatgttaccaTTTATATCATATGTTTAGAATCATGTGGTTTCCAGTGTGAGCAGAATTTAGTCGTGCCTGGAAAGGAACAGAGGGCAGTGGCTGAGAAGCACATGTCCTCATAAGACATACCTAAATAGTATGCTTAGGATGATTCATGCTAAGGATTTAGACAAAATACAGTTCTCCTCAGAGGAAACAATTTTAGCTTCTAAAGGGCATTCACTTCTGTCATCTCGATTCCTGATTTCAGTGGTTGCAGGCTGTGGACCTCTGTGCCGCACTTAGGACAAGCAAAGGACGCATCAAATAAGAAGCTACTCTTCACACAGTAGTAACAGAAAACATGCTCGCAGCCTATGGTGTGAGGCATGGTGGGCCACTCCCCACACAGAGAACACTGTCTGCCGCTGGTGGCCAGCGTGCTGTCACTGCTTGGAGCTCTGGTCAGAGGGATACACCATGAAGAGAGCTTGGCTTTCAACTTCTGGATACTGACAAGTGGTAAGAGGAAAATCAGAAACTCGGCAAAGCTGTGCCAGAGGAGTTCTCTATTCATATACTCAAAGCCTACTTCTCGGACATTTTGGGGCCTGCAAAACACAGAACGGATGCCCAGCAGACGCTCGGTCAAAGTTGCGAACTTGCCCCTTTGGaggaaaatcaagaaattaaTCAACCTGCCCAGCTTCAAAAGTCCAACCACGAGATTCACGCACTGCTTGGCTTTCCTGAAGGATGCTACGTGACGGTTTCGAAACAAATCGTAGCATCGTTCTTCTAACCACTTCCCACCGATTGTACAGACGGCATACCACAGCTTTTGATTTTTGCTCAGTGGCTGGTATCTCAGGTTTGGGGAAAAATCGTTCTTGTACTGAATATTCAAAACTGACTGTCCCACGGTGGCATTTTTAGAGTAGATGGTGAATCTCCATAAGAAAAGCCACAAGAATGCTTTCACCTCTGGTTCAAAGCGGGCTAACAGCCCTGGCTTAAATCCATGAAAGCACTGAGTAAACTGGGACCAAACGAGTTGCTCCAGGGCCTTGTTTAGTTCAAGTGCATCCAACTGGCTTATTCTTAGCACTCTGTCTGTCCGCTTCATATTCTCATCTCTGGAAGCCATGCCTTCTCTAAAGGTCTCTAGGAAAAAGTACAATTAGAAACCATCATCAAACAGTTGCAATCTTGTACTATCTTCTCGACTTACACTTGGAAAACTGTGACACACAAATGACACAGGACACAGAGGAGATGGGCTTTCAGTAGCATCAAAGCAGCACAGTAAACAGTCACTTCTTACTTGgaacttcttcctctttcttctctct
The sequence above is drawn from the Tursiops truncatus isolate mTurTru1 chromosome 17, mTurTru1.mat.Y, whole genome shotgun sequence genome and encodes:
- the PEX2 gene encoding peroxisome biogenesis factor 2 isoform X2 — protein: MERKDRRRKERREGGEREKKEEEVPKTFREGMASRDENMKRTDRVLRISQLDALELNKALEQLVWSQFTQCFHGFKPGLLARFEPEVKAFLWLFLWRFTIYSKNATVGQSVLNIQYKNDFSPNLRYQPLSKNQKLWYAVCTIGGKWLEERCYDLFRNRHVASFRKAKQCVNLVVGLLKLGRLINFLIFLQRGKFATLTERLLGIRSVFCRPQNVREVGFEYMNRELLWHSFAEFLIFLLPLVSIQKLKAKLSSWCIPLTRAPSSDSTLATSGRQCSLCGEWPTMPHTIGCEHVFCYYCVKSSFLFDASFACPKCGTEVHSLQPLKSGIEMTEVNAL
- the PEX2 gene encoding peroxisome biogenesis factor 2 isoform X1, which translates into the protein MRRPQQRKIERPKEGQKKRMERKDRRRKERREGGEREKKEEEVPKTFREGMASRDENMKRTDRVLRISQLDALELNKALEQLVWSQFTQCFHGFKPGLLARFEPEVKAFLWLFLWRFTIYSKNATVGQSVLNIQYKNDFSPNLRYQPLSKNQKLWYAVCTIGGKWLEERCYDLFRNRHVASFRKAKQCVNLVVGLLKLGRLINFLIFLQRGKFATLTERLLGIRSVFCRPQNVREVGFEYMNRELLWHSFAEFLIFLLPLVSIQKLKAKLSSWCIPLTRAPSSDSTLATSGRQCSLCGEWPTMPHTIGCEHVFCYYCVKSSFLFDASFACPKCGTEVHSLQPLKSGIEMTEVNAL
- the PEX2 gene encoding peroxisome biogenesis factor 2 isoform X3; amino-acid sequence: MASRDENMKRTDRVLRISQLDALELNKALEQLVWSQFTQCFHGFKPGLLARFEPEVKAFLWLFLWRFTIYSKNATVGQSVLNIQYKNDFSPNLRYQPLSKNQKLWYAVCTIGGKWLEERCYDLFRNRHVASFRKAKQCVNLVVGLLKLGRLINFLIFLQRGKFATLTERLLGIRSVFCRPQNVREVGFEYMNRELLWHSFAEFLIFLLPLVSIQKLKAKLSSWCIPLTRAPSSDSTLATSGRQCSLCGEWPTMPHTIGCEHVFCYYCVKSSFLFDASFACPKCGTEVHSLQPLKSGIEMTEVNAL